The Pomacea canaliculata isolate SZHN2017 linkage group LG14, ASM307304v1, whole genome shotgun sequence genomic sequence CGTTTGCTTCCACGCTCACGTGCGTACTTTCTGAATAAACTTGGTGGCATTGAACTCGAAGGTTACAACATCGTGGGCGATGGGACGCCGGCCGCTTTGCTCCCCATATTAACGGGTTTCCACGAAGAGGAACTGCCAGAAGCGCGACGGGGCATGCCCAATGCACGTCCGGTTGACGGACACCCATGGGTGTGGAAAGAGTTCGAGAGTCATGGTTACGTGACGGCGTATGCAGAAGATATGCCAGGTCTTGGAGCCTTTCACTATCGCATGCTCGGCTTCAAAGAACAGCCCGCCGACCACAACATGAGGCTGTTCTTCTTGGCAGCTCAGAAAATGTTCAGTAAAAGTGCAAGTAACTGTCTGGGCTCTACACCACGTCACCGTATCTTCATGCGCTGGTTCGAGGATTTGTTTGCTACTTATACGAGCCACCCTAAGTTCTTCTTTGGATTTCATGGTGAGATGAGTCACGACGACAACAATCCTATACAGACCATCGATGAGGATCTGATGTTATTTCTTGAAAGACTAGACAAGAGTGGTCACCTCAATTCCACTCTTCTCATTCTCATGGCTGACCATGGAGCCAGATTCTCTTACATGAGAGCCACAAAGCAGGGAAAGCTAGAAGAGCGCATGCCTTATTTTTCCTTCCGTTTTCCGCCATGGGTCAAACAAGTTCATCCTCAGCTTATCCGCAACATGGAGATAAACACCAAGAGGCTGACGACGCCGTTTGACATTCACGAGACCCTGCTGGAGGTGCTGACTTATAGCGGGTCAGGGTTGGGGGACATCTCCAAGAGAGCCATCAGCCTTTTCAAGGAAATTCCAAAACATCGGAGCTGCAACCACGCTGGGGTGACTCCTCATTGGTGTGCCTGCCTGAAGTGGGACACCCTTAATAAGACTGACTTTATCGTGTTGTCGGCCGTGAAGTCGACAGTAAGTGTGATCAACTCGTACACAAAGTCCAACCGAAAGACATGCGCACTGCTCCGCCTAAAGAACATAACTTCCGCAGTACGGTACGTTCCCACGTACGAAGACTACGTGGCCGAGCACAAACTGCGGCAGTACATACAAAGTTTTAGTCAGCATAGGGAACGGGACTATCTAGATGTAAATCAAGAAGTCTATCAGGTGTCCTTCATCACTCAGCCAGGAAACGGCCATTTTGAAGTGACGTGCACTCTGGATACATCTACAGGAAAGTTCATAGTAGCGAGCACCGACATCAGCAGAGTCAACAGGTATGGAAAGGACGCGGACTGCATTGTAAAGACTTCTCCCCACCTCGGTCCTTATTGCTATTGTAAACCAGGTGCAGGAACGGTTTGAGAGGAGTTTCTaagtttttatatacatttaagATTGTGGTGACTTTAGGAAACTTTTGcgctatatatttatattacatttatattactTTATCATAGCTTTTTATCACTGTATGTTGTATACATTTTGTGCAAGTTGGAAGTAGTTAAAAGTTTTTTGATAACTATTATTAACAAGAGCGGTGATTTAATATGAGTCCATAAAAGACAGTACTTTAAAGACACAATTGTCTCCTACagtaaaacacatttcattgcTAGTAATCAAGCTAGTGTCGTAgctatgtcacgtgacctaacgGGATTCATCTCTACCTGTGGTTGCTGCTGAGGTTGGCCGCCGCCGTGTAAGCATCCCTCGTTCTTTGCGACCTTTCTTGAACTGTGCAAACATCTGGATGGACACACCGCGGTGTGAATGTGTACACGTCCGGCGGTGACATACGAGCGTGTGAACAGGTCGACAAACAATGCGGCGGTTGACAGACAACCGGAGGTAAACTGTAGCATCACAGACAGGCGGTGGAAACCAGGGCAACCGAGCGCCGCGCACAGCCAGCGCAGCATCTCTACAGGCGCCAGCTTCTATTCTGGTGTCGgcatccccctcctccccaccttcTGTACCTCCGCTAGCTTCGTGCGGTGGTTCGCTCTTGCCAGCACGTAAAACCCTCGAGAGCATTCTCCGCCGAGCCTCGTCGTCTGCATCTTTTCAGTCTTCTGTTGGAAGCCACGCAACGGGCAAACTGCTGtctgcattttacattttctctttttctgtcttccacaCCAGCGTTTTTGGTGTCCGCCTCgggaataaaatatttgtgcaaGCGAATGAACTTATCAACGAATGAAAGTACCACCTGCATGGAAATGTAGCCACCGCTACCCCTCCAAGTAAAAATTACCTGCAGGTTAAGGGTGAAGGCTGCAGAAGGAGAAGAAACAGACTGCCGAGAGGTTAAGTGAACAAGTCAGGCGTGTCTGTGAGATAACGCGCAGGCTCGCAGGTTCCAGAGCCTGATGCTGGAAGAACAAGAAATGGATGATGCATGCTGCTGACATTGAAGCTCCGGATGCTAGTGtacatagaaaagaaaacacagagCTGTACAGAGATCAGACTTGCAGAAGCAAGATGCCTTCGTCAGGTGACGTCGGTGCAGATGCATCGAACGAACATCGCAGTGACGTGCAGCCCGTGTCCGCGCGCGCATCACATTCCGCCAGCCTCCGCCAAGGGTCGCAAGGAGCACGACGGTGCGTTCGTTAGTGCACGTGGACTGGCATCCCGAATCTGGCAAACTCCTGTTTCAGTGAGTGTTGCGCTGCTTGGCACCTGAGACAGGTAAGCGATTTACCTCTCCATTCTGCTTCTCGCCGACCTCAGTGTTTATGTACCGACGCTTCATGTTGCTGCAGGCCGCGGTGTGGATGTACATCACACAGTGCAGCATGAATGAATGGCGGAGGTGGGTGGGAATTTTTCCTAGAACTCTGTGAATTTATAAGAACCTGTAATGTATTAtgtcacagatttttttttttaaatttagaaaggtttgttaatatttttatgtgaaacgACAAATGTTGATACGctataaaagttttaaagtaaataagGTGAGAGATGTGATGTGTAATGAGACAGATGAGTAGAAAGTGTGATTGTGAAACAAAAGATGTGGGTGTTGAGAATGAAAGTCTGGTTGAAGAGCATTTGTGGGTACAGAACACGGAATGGCAGAAGAATACTAAAGGTTGGGTCTCTATATATTTTCACAATGTAGCTGTGAACACTAGTGAATGGATGTAGATCTACATTAGTATTTGCTGCTACTGCAGCTGACTCCGACTACACTACGACCTTCATCATAAATagtacaccaccaccaccaccaccaccatcaccacattCTGACTGCAGTGACCACTAACTTTAGCATCAATGCAGTTGCTTTCTAACACCGATAATCACTAGCATCACTAGTTTTAATAGCAATAATGTGATATCATCACTAATTTAAACAGCAATAATGATCATTACCACAAAAGATTTCACAaccattaattattattactgtatCTTGTTGATTTTGGAAAGAGTTTGTCTTGATAGTGGGAAAaggcactaaaaaaaaaatttcatcaccatcctcctcctcctcctcctcatcgtcatcatcatcctcctcatcaccATTACAGCTGGCTTCCTTTCTACCGCCttcatatttcttgtttgttctgaATTTATAATAGAAGCTTAATTAAGTGCGGACTATCGAAGCTATGCACCGTGACAATTATTCCACTGGACGGTAAATAAATAACGAGCAGAGACATTGTGTTGGTTGGTAAACTCGATGTactgaaggaaaagaaagacgCTCAGCCCTCCGCAAAGAAAGATACAGACAGAGATAACATTTTAATACGAaaaagactcgtcctgccagcAAATAAAGCTTTGTTGAAATTTCTCTCAGATTCTTGATATCAATCTAAGATTGTTGTCTTtgactgttttttatttttcattgtttgatATCCACGTGAAAGTGTCCATGctcgcacgtgcacacaaacaaacaaactgagaCACACTCACCCACATAAACACACGCGTGCATGCccagtcacacactcacacattcactGAAGGAAGCTGGCAGGACTGTAATGATAACAGACGAAGAGCAGACGGCCAGCATCACTCGCGACCACGAGCACCAGCAGCGCGAGTCAGGGTTTATCACACTCGGAGTAAACATCGCTCGTCTCGTCTTTCACCTCCTGTGGATCATCAGTGACGAATAGTGGCTCCCAGTCTCACCCCACAGTCGCCTTCTGTGACTACCTCCTGCAGGTGTGGGTGAGAGGCAGATGACTGGTTACTTGCACGTGGTGGGCATACCTTAGtttatttacacacatgcatccacCAACGAAAGGAATGAAGGGGCGAGCCCCTGGTCCCCCATCTGTGATGTATCTGCTCTTGATGGTCATATTCATTTAGAGGAGGGACAAGGGAGGGGGACAGCTGTAAACAGTCTTCTCACACCGCCTTTTGATCTCCAACACGCATTACGGAATGGAGAAAAATCTATATCTGGTTAGGACACGGGGTTTCGAGTCGGGAACCTTCAGGTCAACTTTGAACTGTTTTCTGCTGCATGTCAGCCAAAGCCTCGCATGCCACCGTCCAGCCATGTT encodes the following:
- the LOC112555358 gene encoding uncharacterized protein LOC112555358, with the translated sequence MSRMSWIRLLPRSRAYFLNKLGGIELEGYNIVGDGTPAALLPILTGFHEEELPEARRGMPNARPVDGHPWVWKEFESHGYVTAYAEDMPGLGAFHYRMLGFKEQPADHNMRLFFLAAQKMFSKSASNCLGSTPRHRIFMRWFEDLFATYTSHPKFFFGFHGEMSHDDNNPIQTIDEDLMLFLERLDKSGHLNSTLLILMADHGARFSYMRATKQGKLEERMPYFSFRFPPWVKQVHPQLIRNMEINTKRLTTPFDIHETLLEVLTYSGSGLGDISKRAISLFKEIPKHRSCNHAGVTPHWCACLKWDTLNKTDFIVLSAVKSTVSVINSYTKSNRKTCALLRLKNITSAVRYVPTYEDYVAEHKLRQYIQSFSQHRERDYLDVNQEVYQVSFITQPGNGHFEVTCTLDTSTGKFIVASTDISRVNRYGKDADCIVKTSPHLGPYCYCKPGAGTV